gttattttaaacctaaattgaaaacatacatttttttaatgtgcttttatataacagGTTGTAGAACTCATGGTACACACACCCCCCGAAGCTCCTGATTTATAGCAGATACTCACGTGCTGAACCTGCTGGAAGACCGTCTCTTCCTGGTCCCTGAACTCATGGTACACACACCCCCCGAAGCTCCAGATTTATAGCAGATACTCACGTGCTGAACCTGCTGGAAGACCGTCTCTTCCTGGTCCATGAACTCATGGTACACACACCTCCCGAAGCTCCTGATCTATAGCAGATACTCACGTGCTGAACCTGCTGGAAGACCGTCTCTTCCTGGTCCATGAACTCATGGTACACACACCCCCCGAAGCTCCTGATCTATAGCAGATACTCACGTGCTGAACCTGCTGGAAGACCGTCTCTTCCTGGTCCATGAACTCATGGTACACACACCCCCCGAAGCTCCTGATCTATAGCAGATACTCACGTGCTGAACCTGCTGGAAGACCGTCTCTTCCTGGTCCATGAACTCATGGTACACACACCCCCCGAAGCTCCTGATCTATAGCAGATACTCACGTGCTGAACCTGCTGGAAGACCGTCTCTTCCTGGTCCATGAACTCATGGTACACACACCTCCCGAAGCTCCTGATGCAGGGCAGGTCAGTCGAATGGCACCCCGTATTGCACTGGGACTGTTTGATTTGAAAGCAGCTGCTGCAGGCAGTGTGTTGACAGGAGCCATGACAAGCCTTTCTCTCCAGGGCAAGTGTCCTGCAATCAAAGACCAACCGTCAATGGAGTATTTACTGTATAAGAACCCCTAGCACTCCAAAAGCTGTCTTTCTGGCCTGATGATCCCTGgtctatcatttatttttattttattttatttctatccATTAAAAGATGACAACATTTCAgcagtatattttatatattcagTTCCGGTAACACAGTCAATGACATTGTAATCTGTAATGATCCTTCACTAATTGCTTACTGTACCTTTAAGGTACGCATATAGTTCACTCTGTATAATAAATGGTGCTCCATTAAGTTGCATTCGTTAATGCCTTTCGAACAGGGCTGACTGCTTTTCCCTGCTAAGAAGTTGCATGGCTTTGTTAATCCACTGTAGAGCAATGGCTTCAGGACAGATTATTCTAGACTCACTTGGCAGAGCAGATTTCAAAGGGGTTGGCATGGCAAAATTCCCAGGTACACTCAGGTTTGCAAACTTCATCTTCTGATGGTCTATCCAAAACTGCAAGAGACAGTATGTGTAATatcatgtatatgtatatactgcAGTTACTTAAAATAACACACTTATGAACAATCTAATGCTGAAACATGTATATCTGTGGAATATTCTCTCTACATTTTTAAAGATAAGGTACAATGCATGTCAATGTAAACAAAAGTCACATTCTGTTCTGGCAGGGTAGAAGTGATATGCCTTTGAAATAATCTGGAAAGACAATTGAATTATTGACTATGTTGAGATGCAATTTAGATAAACTGGGCTCTATATCAAGCATACCTTAGATAAGTACTTATTAATTTATTAACCTAACAAAGGACTTTGACATGAAAGAAACACAATGGATATAATGCAGTCATTTTCACAGCTTGCATATCAAATCAAAGCGCAGATTATATTATTGTTCACGGCTGTGAGTCCCATCGGCATGTTGAGGTGGCTGGAACTACGAGGGCACAAAGACATTCAAAAATCTAGATTATTAAAACTGATTTAATCTGCAAAAGAATCATGAATGGGAAAAAATT
The DNA window shown above is from Acipenser ruthenus chromosome 24, fAciRut3.2 maternal haplotype, whole genome shotgun sequence and carries:
- the LOC117429719 gene encoding cysteine-rich motor neuron 1 protein-like, producing MTTSFRFQVPVALLIPLLVSQFPFTLKCAEGTELQTLHCPPCERIHCTPRKALKLQCNGGITTGICGCCPVCAKTEGETCGGKWDYLGKCDKGLVCTYEESKHMEVTGQDFKGICQAVLDRPSEDEVCKPECTWEFCHANPFEICSAKTLALERKACHGSCQHTACSSCFQIKQSQCNTGCHSTDLPCIRSFGRCVYHEFMDQEETVFQQVQHVSICYRSGASGGVCTMSSWTRKRRSSSRFST